The genomic interval TGAGAGTTCTACAAAAACACCCATTGCAGGTTTGAAGTAATACCGGGCTCCTGCCTGAGCACCTATTACAATTGAAGTTCCATCATAATATTTATTATCATCAATACTGAATCCTAATACCGGACCTGCATAAAGATCCAATTTATCAATAGTTAGAAAGTGTTTACCATAGTGATAGGAACCTCTGGCTGCAATTGGAAGGGAAACGTAATTATCTGAAATTACACCATAGCTGTAAAAATTAAGATCGGCCTGAGCTCCAACACTAATAAATTCGTGAATACCATATTCAAATGATCCTCCTACGGCAAATCCGCCGCCGTAAAATCCGTAGCCGCCGCCGCCGATACCCAAATTGAGAATCTTGTCTCCTTTCTGATATTGAGCAAAAACTTTACCGGACGCTACACTTAAAATTGACGCAACAATAAAAATTGATAAATACTTTTTCATGTTAATAGATTGTTTTGAAAATGAATAATGGCACAAATTAAAGCGTTTATAAATTCGCTTCAAAACTTGTGCCATCTTACTTATCAACCGGACAAAATTCACGATAAACAGTCCAATCTCATAACTTCCTGATATTCAAACTAAATGCCCTTTCTTAATTTATCTTTAAAAACATGCTTGAATTTATCCAGCTTGGGAGCAATTACAAATGCGCAATAACCCTGATCCGGATTGTTTGCAAAGTAGTTCTGATGGTAATCCTCAGCAGTATAAAACTTCACCGCTGGTGTTATTTCCGTAACAATAGGCTTGGAATAAGCACCTGATTTGTCCAGTTCCGACTTAGCCAGTTCTGCCTGTTTTTTTTGTTCTTCGTTATGATAAAAAATAACAGAACGGTATTGCGTACCCACATCATTTCCCTGGCGGTTTAAGGAAGTTGGGTCATGGCTGCGGAAAAATGCTTCAAGCAGATCCGTATAAGTAATCACTTTGGGGTCAAAAGTAACCTCTACACACTCCGCATGGCCGGTATTTCCGGTGCATACTTCTTTGTAACTAGGATTAGAGACTGTTCCACCCGAATAACCTGATACTACTTTTTTTACGCCATCCAGTGATTCCAGCACCGCTTCCGTACACCAGAAACACCCGGTACCAAAAGTTGCCGTTTCCATGCCCGCCATTTTTACGTTTGTTTCATCCAGCGAAGCAGTTTCTTTATTCATATTCTTCTTTTGTTTTTTATCCGACTGTGCACATGATATGGCAACCATGCAACACAAAAACAGAAACGTGAAAAGCGAAATGGTTGTTTTCATTAGTTAAAATTTAAATTTCCCTGATTTATTTAACACTTGCCGGCAGAAGAAAGTTTATTCTTCTATTCGTGTATTATTTACGAAATTTGGCACAAAAAAGATCAGAACTGTTCAAAGGAACACTGGTCACCAAAGATTCATTGATTATGACTTATCTTCATTTTAAAGCTCTGCATATCATTTTTGTTGTAAGCTGGTTTGCAGGGCTTTTTTATATGCCACGCCTCTTCGTTTACCATACCGAAGCCAAAGAAAAGCCGGAAGAGGAACAGAAGATTCTTTTTGCACAGTTTACGAAAATGGAAAAACTGCTTTGGAATGCAATTATGACACCGGCTTGCTGGCTGGCTATTATTTTTGGCAGTATTCTCATTTATATTACTCCCGCCTGGCTTCATCAGGACTGGATGCAGTTAAAGTTATTATTTGTGGCAGGGTTACTGGTTTATCATTTTTTTACAGGAAAAATATTACGGGAATTAAGGGAGGGTAAATTCCGGTTTTCGTCGTTTCAGCTGAGGCTGTTTAATGAAATAGCAACAATTTTCTTGTTTTCCATTGTATTCCTCGTTGTTCTGAAAAATACGGTTGACTGGCTTTGGGGTGTTTTAGGGCTCATAGTTTTTGCTGTTTTGATGATGACCGCAGTGCGCATTGTGAAGCGGATCAGAGAGAGGAAGAATCTGAATTCATCAAATTTTCCAGACAAATAAAAAGGGCGCCTTTGCGGGACGCCCTTGATAAATATCATCAGTATCTGCTGTTATTCAATCAGTAATTTTGTCCTGACTATTTTAGACCCTGACTCTACGGTAATTACATAAATCCCGGTTTGCAGGTTATTGGATGGGTTTAAAGGAATTTTTACACTACCAGCATTATCGGTAAATGCTTTCTGTGTATGCCTGATTCCCCAACCTGTGCTTACCGGAATCACAGATACGGTTACCTCCTCGTTTTTGTTCAGATTATTTGCTTCCAGTCTCACATTTTTTCCCTGGCTTGGATTAGGATAAACCAGTATGTCTTCTTTCTGTATTTCGGATTTCAGTAATTCGGACGCAATCAAACTTTCTACGGCAAGGCTGTCTTCTTCTTCACCACCAGTTCGAACATTGTTGTTAGTGACCTTATATATCTCAACTGCTGCTATAGCCACCCGGTTTGCCGAAGGATCAAAGTTAATATTTAAAACTCCGTCACTTATCACCGCACTGAAATCTTTTACATAAGCGAACCGGTAACCTACCTCTTTAAAAATATCCAGATTATTGATCACCAGCTGATTTTCTAACGTTGCGTTAAACACCCTTAATCCGGCACCAGAAAAGAAGTTTTCCACCAGGTGCATACGTATGCGGTAGTTTCCATTTGCAAGCGGGATTTCATATCTCGTTTCCGCCAGATCTGTGGCTGCTGACAAGTATGTCTGGTACAATACATCTATATCCGTACCGCCAATTCCACTTGCCGTAACCTGCTTATCCAGTTTGATAGATCCTTTTCTGTAATTATTATCCGCTTCGTATACATTGCCACCTATGGTTACATTAGCATCAGCAGCACCTTTTATGCGCTTAAATATGCTTACGGTAGTAGTGCTGTTATTGGCAATACCATACAGTGGGATCCTCAACGGAGATTGGGAATTATTATAATTGACCAGTAAAACTGCATTTTTTATACCAATTGACTTCGGTGTGAATTTCACTGTTATCGGTGTAGTTGCCTGCGCTGCCAGATTGGTTGTACTGAATGCGCTTACTGAAAACTCACTGGCATCAGGACCGGATATGGTCGCGCTTTTCAGCTGAATTGCAGGATCGGCCGGACCGCTCGAATAAGTTGTTCCCTGGTTTTTAAGTGTGACATTCGAAGACACACTACCTCCGACTGATGCAGGATTAAAATTGACATCGGATGAGTTAACAGATGCCAGCAGAGAGTAATTTACAGTACCTGTTTCCGGTTTTATATTTTCCACATAGTACATGTTATCCTGATAATCGTAATTGGTAACTGAGGCATTTCCTATGTAATCCATATTGACCAGATAAGCATTAGGAACAATATTCCCGTTTGCATCATATACTTTCAGGAATCGCAGACCAATCAGTCCGCCAGCATTTTTAGTTCTGTCGGACGTAATACCCGCGGCCTGCAATCCAAATGAACCTGATGGCACAAATGTTCCCTGTGCAAGCGAAGTCGTTGGATTTTTTAGCCTAGGCAAAAGCGATTGTCCATCCAGATTCAAATGGGTAAAAACGTTGGTTACAGTTGAAGATCCTTTGGCAAAATATTTGAATGTTTCAGTAGCACTGCAGCAGCCATGATAGGCAGCCATTTGAATAACTGTAACCGGTTTCGAATTATCAGCACGGACAAAATAGGATGCATTTACTTCGCTTGAATTAGGAACAATGCTTGATCCGTTTATACTGCCATCATCTTTTGCAAAACCGGTGCTGGATTTGAACCCGAATGCATCAATAATTTCCTGTCCATAAGGCTCATGATTACCTTCTCCACTGTATTGATAAAGTCCGTTCAACACCACTTTTTTGGTAGGAAAACCAGCGTCGTTACTTCTGATAGTGAGTGTATCATGAAATACTTTTACCCTCGAGGCTGCGTCTTTGGCTCTAAACTGAATGGTAACATCCGCAAAAGCGCCGGAATTAACCTGAACAGGTAATGCCAGTGTAGTATCGGTATTTATAGACACTATTTTCCATGCCGAAGTATTGGAAAGTATCAGGTTACTGATTGTAAGCCTGTCTGCGCCCTTGCTGTTAATCCTCAGTTTTACCCGGTCGTGGTTGGCATTGTAGGCGGTAGTAGGATTCGTACGTCTCCAAGGAATTTGTATCAATGAAAAAACCAGTTTATCGTCTGCCGGAAAGTTATCCAGGTTTTTCAGAACCATATAGGCGCCCGACGATGCTACGGTACCGGCTACACTGAAACTATATGCACTACTGATCTTCTGATTGTTATTGGCATCCGTTGATTTTACTTTTAAACTATAGTTACCCGGGGTTGTAATATTAAAAGGAACAGTAAAATTTACATAAGAGCCATCATTTATAGCGTATTGCAAAGTTCTTAGGCCCGATCCGCCCGCATCGCTACCAGTAATATATACTTTTACCGAATTTGAATAAACACTTGCTGACTCCTGTGTTCCTTCCAACCGTGCACTTGCGGTCGGAGCAACAGCATCAGTTACCGCCGTAGCACTAACGATAGAAATATAATTCATTTTAGAATTATTTCCTCCATTTGCATCTACTGTTAATTTTCCGTCACTCACCTGAACAGTAACTGTGGCTCCCTTAAATTTATTCTGAGAAGATGGCGTAAAATCACTGACTGCCGGCAATCCCTCCACATTGATCTGGTTATTACTATCAAAGTATGTATTGTCGCCTGCACTTACTGTCACACGGTATAAGCCATTGGCAAGTGCGTATTCCCATGTGCCTCCTATCTGAGTACCTATTTCTGACATCTGGACTAATGAAAGCAATTCCGGATTGGCGGTACCGGTTCTTAAACGCATATTAGCAGTAAGGTCTTTTGGAGCTTTCGTTGTTGGATCAATCCAACCGTATTTTCGGGCAGCAGTAAATGGTAAACCGTTATCTGCTGTAAATCCTGCTGGCGCCGCACTTCCCTGTGGCCGGAAACTAATTTTTACAGGTTGCGCAAGCACGCTGAAAGAAAGAAGGGCAATACCACAAAGCATTAAAATAAAACGATTGTGTGGAAAGGATAGAGATTTTCTCATGATTTGTTTTTTTTAGTCAATAAAAATTTGAATTGAGCAAATAAGACTGTTCAATACATCGCTTGCGCATGTATTGAATTTTACTATTAATTTTTGGGAGAATTTTTTATAACTGATTTGTGACAGAGCAAACACAAGTTTCTGCTCATTTTTATAATGTTATTTAGCCGGGTTTACCAAAATAAATAATAATTAAAAAAACAGGAATTTAACTCTTGAAGAATATGCAACCAGCTATATTAGACGCTGCCGGTTAAATTTCAGCCTATCCGGGACTTACAGATAAAGCTCATCTGAACTGAGTGTGGGGTCATTCAGATCACTAAAATCTTCAAAAAAATATTACAATTAAACAACAGAGCAATAAAACGGACAAATTTGCAAGTGAAGCGGGCAATACTGCACTGACAAACATTTCGTCACAAGTATCTTTCACTTAAACAGGTAGTTACAAAAAAAACGAAACCTTCAGCAGTTACCTGCGAAAATTTCGTTTTGTACCGAAGATGGGACTCGAACCCACACGGAGCAACCTCCACACGCCTCTGAAACGTGCATGTCTACCAATTTCACCACTTCGGCGTTTTATCAGAGCGGGTAAAAGTAGTAAGAGTTAACAGTCTTTCAAAGACTAAAAGATTGAAAAATCTGATAATTTATACTTCCACATTTTCATATAAGGCGGGAATATGGATATCCTTATACCCTTTGGCTTCCAGTTTCAGCTTAAATGAGATCTGTGTTTCGTATTCTCCATGTACTAAAAATACCTTTTTAACGCGGTCAGGAGTTTGGCAGGAAAGGAAATCAATCATTTCATTGTAATCACCATGACCTGAAAATGAGTCCATTGAAGCAATCTGACACTTTACATCAAACATTTCTCCAAAAATATTTACCTTTTGATCCCCTCTTTTCAAAGCACCAGCCAACGTATTTGCCGAAGCGTACCCTACCAGCAGGATCGTGCATTTCGGATCTTCAATGTTATTTTTGATATGATGCTTAATTCTTCCTGCTTCTGCCATTCCCGACGACGAAATGATAATGCAAGGCTCTCTTTTATCATTAATGGCTTTGGATTCATTTACATCGGATACATAATGAAGATAGGGGAAAGCGAAAGCATCACCGTCTTTTTCTATATAATCAAGAATTTCAGGATTAAAACATTCTTCGTGTTCTTTCATGATCTTCGTAGCATTAATAGCAAGCGGGCTATCAATGTAAACCGGGATTTGTGGAAGTTGCCCGGAACTGGAAAGCTGGTCCAGTGCATAAATCAGTTCCTGTGTACGGTCAATCGCAAAGGCGGGAATAATAAGTTTGCCGCCATTTTCCACGCAGGTTTCATGTACGATTTTCAACAGATGCCCTTTCATGTCAATTTCTTTTTCATGCAGCCGGTCTCCGTAGGTCGACTCACAAATAATTATATCTGCCTGTGGAAATACATCAGGCTTACGAAGGATACGGTCATCAGGACGGCCAATATCACCAGTAAAAGTGATTTGTTTTAAAGTGCCTTTATCAGGTATTGTTAAATGTACCGCAGCGCTGCCAAGCAAATGTGCTGCATCTGTCATCATTACAGCCACTTCGTTGTTTTCTCCCAAATGGAATGTTTCACCATATTTAACCGTTTTGAACAGGCTTAATGCTTTTTGTGCATCTTCTGTATTATATAATTCTTCAAGCAACGGCCGTTCCTGCCTCTTTCTGCGCTTATTAATTCTTTCCAGATCACTTTCCTGAATATGCGCGCTGTCGAGCAGCATTACCTTGCAAAGGTCTGCCGTGGCCGAAGTACAATATATAGGGCCGCTGAAACCTTGCCGGACTAATCGCGGAATTAAACCCGAATGGTCAATGTGCGCATGGGACAAAACAAGATAATCGACTTCAGCAGGTTTAAAACCAAATTTCTGATTAAACTCATCGGTTTGGATTCCCTGAAATAATCCGCAATCCAACAATATTTTTGTCCCCTTTTCAGTCGTAATCAGGTGTTTGCTGCCGGTAACAGTTCTTGCTGCGCCAAAAAATTGTATATGCATTTTTTGAAAATGGTTATCGTTTGTTGAATTGCATTAAAGTTTTATTTATGCTGACAAATTCCCAATCAGTCAGGTATGAATTTCAGGAAATCGCCGTCAATGATCATCATTTTGACACCATTCTCAGTGTAGGAACGATGTGAGCTCATTTCATCCGAAACCACGTAAGAGGTTCCTTTCAAAAGTTCAAATACAGAACCATCATTCATTTCAGATACAAAACTACCTTCCAGACAATGAACAATATGTCCTTTCCTGCACCAGTGGTCGGCCATATATCCGGGCGAAAGTTCCACCATTCTAATCCTTAACCCTTCAAATTGCAACGTTTGCCAGTATGCCGCACCAGGATCACCGGGATATTCCACTTTGGGAACGCTGTCCCAATTGATCAGCTGAAAAGGAATATTTTTATTGTTCATAAAGATCAGGCTAAAACGTACAGTGCATCCAGGTTTCGTCCTAGTCCGTCGTAATCCAAGCCGTAGCCCACTACAAAACGGTTCTCAATTTCAAAACCTATGTAACGCATATCGACTGGTTTTTGTAGTGCTTCAGGCTTGTGAAGCAGCGTCGCAATTTCGATCGACCGTGGTTTAAGGTCTGCAATCTGAGATAATAATTGAGTCATCGTAAGCCCGGTGTCTACAATATCTTCAATAATAATCACGTCACGTTCGGTTATTTTTTCTTCCAGACCAATGATTTGTCTTACTTTGCCGGTAGATTCCGTTTGAGAGTAAGATGATAAACGCACAAAAGTTATTTCGCAGGACAAAGGAATATTTTTGACAAGCTCGGTCGCAAACAAAAAAGCGCCATTCAGTACTACTATAAACAAAGGGCAGCGGCCTTCATAATCAGTGTTAATTTGTTTTGCAATTTCTGCAATTCGGGTTTCAATGGTCTCTCTGCTAATAAAAGGAGTGAAATTCTTGTCAAGTATTGTAATCATAAATAATGGTGTCAAATAAAATTTATCCCGTCAGCCCGGTTGCGTTATTCAGGGCATCAATATTAACTCTTTTTTCAAAAACACGCCGCTAAGCAAACGTAAAATAAAATTCCGTCGTTAATACTGACAGATTTACCCCTGCTATGAAAAGAATAGTTCAGACAACTTTAATATTTTGCATTACGGCCATTCTTTCCATATCCTCAGTTGTCGCTCAATTATATTCTTCGGCTGAACTGGATAAGAATTATGATATGGTCCTCAAAAATCCGAGTGTCCAGATAGAAGCAACTGAGGCCATTAACCTGCTATATAATTTTAAATTTGCAGAAGCCGATACAGAGTTCAGGTGGCTGAAATACCGCTATCCAAAACACCCGATGCCGCATTTTTTAATGGGGCTTTCAGAATGGTGGAAAATTGTGCCAAATACGGATGTTGAGACGTATGATAAGGCTTTCCTTGCCGCAATGGACTCGACTATTGACCTGGCGGAGGAAATGTATGAAAATGAGAAAAACAAAGTAGAACCTGCCTTTTTTCTCGCGGCTGCTTATGCTTTTAAAGGAAGACTATATGCCGAACGGGAAAGCTGGACAAAGGCTGCTTTTGCCGGAAAAAAATCTTTAAAGTATTTTGAAGTTTGTAAAGGAAATGGTGACCTGTCTCCTGAGCTGTTGTTTGGAGATGGTTTGTATAATTATTATGCAGAATGGGTTCCAAAAGAATATCCGTTGCTGAAACCTATTCTTGCACTTTTTCCAAAAGGAAATAAAAAACTCGGTGAGCAACAACTCGAAAAAGTAGGGAATAATGCATTTTACACACGGGTAGAAGCGCGTTATTTCCTTTTGCAGATTTACAGTATGGAAAACGAATATGGAAAAGCCTATGAAATGGCCAAGTACATGTGGCAGACTTTTCCTAATAATCCTTACTTCGAAAGATATTTTTGCCGGACAGCTTTCGTAACAGGAAAATCAGAGGAAGCGCAAAAAGCAGCACAAAATATTCTGGATAAAATAGACCAGGGTATGCCGGGATATGAAGGTGTCAGCGGAAGAAATGCAGCCTACGTTCTGGCTTATTATAATATGCAATACCACCGTAATTACGATTTGGCAGCACAATTCTATCAAAAAGCCATTGACTTCTCAGTAAAAACCAATTCCCTTAATGCCGGATATTATGTGTCTTCGCTGATCGGATTAGGCAAAATTGCCGAAATGAAGAAGAATTACGATGAAGCGCTGCGTTTTTATAAACTGGCCGATGACCGCGCCGACAAAAAATCCAGCCAGGATAAAGAAGCAAAAAAGGCAATTGAAAACCTGAAGAAGCTTAAACGGGAACAGAGGAGAGCGAGAAAGTAAAAAGTTTAAAGTAAATGAGTTCACAGTAAACAGGAATGATGCCAAAACTGATTACTGTGAACTCATTTACTTTAAACTCATTTACTTCTTACTTTTCAATTCCGCGTAGTGTTTGAAAAACAGGGGAATGGTTTCAATTCCTTTGTAATAATTGAATAGTCCGTAGCTTTCGTTGGGCGAATGCAGAGCATCAATATCAAGCCCAAAACCCATCAAGATACTTTTTCTTCCCAATTCTTGCTCAAATAATGCCACAATAGGGATACTTCCTCCGCCACGCGTAGGAATTGGTTTTTTACCAAAAGATTCTTCCATGGCCATTTCAGCAGCCTTGTATTCAATGGAATCAGTCGGTGTAACGTATGGAAGCCCGCCATGATGCGGTGTCACTTTTACTTTCACCGAAGCTGGCGCAATTGACTCAAAATGTTTGGTAAATAATGCACAAATTTCCTGGTCTGTCTGGTTCGGAACCAACCGCATAGATACCTTTGCGCTTGCTTTGGAAGGCAGTACAGTTTTGGCACCTTCCCCAATATAGCCGCCCCAAATCCCGTTTACGTCGAGAGTTGGCCGTACAGAAGTTCTTTCAATTGTCGTGTATCCTGCTTCTCCGGTAACGTCATCAACCTGCAGATCCTTTTTATATTCGTCCAGATCAAACGGTGCCGAATTGAGCGCGTTACGTTCTTCTGTTGTCAGATCCTGAACATTGTCATAAAAACCCGGAATAGTAATGTGGCCGTTTTCGTCTTTTAAAGAGGAAATCATATCACATAAAATATTGATCGGATTGGCAACACCACCGCCATATACACCCGAATGCAGATCACGGTTGGCACCGATTACTTCAACTTCTACGTAAGTAAGTCCGCGTAATCCTGTTTCAATGGAAGGTACATCATTGGCAATAATACTCGTATCTGAAATCAGGATCGTATCACATTTCAGCATTTCACGATGCTCTTTAACAAATGTTTCCAGATGGGAAGACCCGATTTCCTCTTCTCCTTCAATCATTATTTTGACATTACATGCCAGTGAACCTGTGGCCAGCATCGTTTCCAATGCCTTGATATGCATGTAAAACTGCCCTTTATCATCACAAGCACCACGTGCAAAAATCCGGTCATTTTTTATAACAGGTTCAAAAGGAGGTGAATTCCAAAGTTCGTAAGGATCAGCCGGCTGCACGTCATAATGCCCGTATATAAGCACGGTAGGCAAACCTGCATCAATAATTTTTTCACCATAAACCACCGGATGTCCCGGTGTTTCATAAATTTCAACACGGTCTGCACCTGCTTCTTTAATACGATCCTTTACATATTCAGCTGCTCTCAGCATATCCGGTTTAAACTTTGAATCAGCACTTACGGACGGAATCCGCAGCAGATCCAGAAGTTCATTTAAAAATCTATCACGGTGCTTTTCAATGTAATTATTCATATCCTGGTTTTAAAATTTGTAATTATCTGACAGAAGCATTTGTCAAAATGAAGGCCAATTTAAAAAATAACCCCTAAGGTTGAGTCCTTAGGGGTTGGTATTTCTGAAAATATATTTCTTACGAACGGTGGTCGATTGACTTCGGTTTACTGCCAAAAATGTTTACACGGCTTTCATTTCCATTCATCAGCCTGACGATATTTTTCTGGTGTGTAATCACAACCAATAAAAACATAACAAATCCAAAGACGATCAGTAATGGCTCAGGATGACCAAAAACACCCATCCAGGAAAGAACTGGGAAAGCCAGTGTTGCCAGTATTGAACTTAAAGAAACGTATTG from Dyadobacter sp. NIV53 carries:
- a CDS encoding MBL fold metallo-hydrolase RNA specificity domain-containing protein, with amino-acid sequence MHIQFFGAARTVTGSKHLITTEKGTKILLDCGLFQGIQTDEFNQKFGFKPAEVDYLVLSHAHIDHSGLIPRLVRQGFSGPIYCTSATADLCKVMLLDSAHIQESDLERINKRRKRQERPLLEELYNTEDAQKALSLFKTVKYGETFHLGENNEVAVMMTDAAHLLGSAAVHLTIPDKGTLKQITFTGDIGRPDDRILRKPDVFPQADIIICESTYGDRLHEKEIDMKGHLLKIVHETCVENGGKLIIPAFAIDRTQELIYALDQLSSSGQLPQIPVYIDSPLAINATKIMKEHEECFNPEILDYIEKDGDAFAFPYLHYVSDVNESKAINDKREPCIIISSSGMAEAGRIKHHIKNNIEDPKCTILLVGYASANTLAGALKRGDQKVNIFGEMFDVKCQIASMDSFSGHGDYNEMIDFLSCQTPDRVKKVFLVHGEYETQISFKLKLEAKGYKDIHIPALYENVEV
- a CDS encoding CopD family protein, producing MAQKRSELFKGTLVTKDSLIMTYLHFKALHIIFVVSWFAGLFYMPRLFVYHTEAKEKPEEEQKILFAQFTKMEKLLWNAIMTPACWLAIIFGSILIYITPAWLHQDWMQLKLLFVAGLLVYHFFTGKILRELREGKFRFSSFQLRLFNEIATIFLFSIVFLVVLKNTVDWLWGVLGLIVFAVLMMTAVRIVKRIRERKNLNSSNFPDK
- a CDS encoding DHCW motif cupin fold protein, with product MNNKNIPFQLINWDSVPKVEYPGDPGAAYWQTLQFEGLRIRMVELSPGYMADHWCRKGHIVHCLEGSFVSEMNDGSVFELLKGTSYVVSDEMSSHRSYTENGVKMMIIDGDFLKFIPD
- a CDS encoding dipeptidase; the protein is MNNYIEKHRDRFLNELLDLLRIPSVSADSKFKPDMLRAAEYVKDRIKEAGADRVEIYETPGHPVVYGEKIIDAGLPTVLIYGHYDVQPADPYELWNSPPFEPVIKNDRIFARGACDDKGQFYMHIKALETMLATGSLACNVKIMIEGEEEIGSSHLETFVKEHREMLKCDTILISDTSIIANDVPSIETGLRGLTYVEVEVIGANRDLHSGVYGGGVANPINILCDMISSLKDENGHITIPGFYDNVQDLTTEERNALNSAPFDLDEYKKDLQVDDVTGEAGYTTIERTSVRPTLDVNGIWGGYIGEGAKTVLPSKASAKVSMRLVPNQTDQEICALFTKHFESIAPASVKVKVTPHHGGLPYVTPTDSIEYKAAEMAMEESFGKKPIPTRGGGSIPIVALFEQELGRKSILMGFGLDIDALHSPNESYGLFNYYKGIETIPLFFKHYAELKSKK
- the msrA gene encoding peptide-methionine (S)-S-oxide reductase MsrA; translation: MKTTISLFTFLFLCCMVAISCAQSDKKQKKNMNKETASLDETNVKMAGMETATFGTGCFWCTEAVLESLDGVKKVVSGYSGGTVSNPSYKEVCTGNTGHAECVEVTFDPKVITYTDLLEAFFRSHDPTSLNRQGNDVGTQYRSVIFYHNEEQKKQAELAKSELDKSGAYSKPIVTEITPAVKFYTAEDYHQNYFANNPDQGYCAFVIAPKLDKFKHVFKDKLRKGI
- a CDS encoding malectin domain-containing carbohydrate-binding protein, which produces MRKSLSFPHNRFILMLCGIALLSFSVLAQPVKISFRPQGSAAPAGFTADNGLPFTAARKYGWIDPTTKAPKDLTANMRLRTGTANPELLSLVQMSEIGTQIGGTWEYALANGLYRVTVSAGDNTYFDSNNQINVEGLPAVSDFTPSSQNKFKGATVTVQVSDGKLTVDANGGNNSKMNYISIVSATAVTDAVAPTASARLEGTQESASVYSNSVKVYITGSDAGGSGLRTLQYAINDGSYVNFTVPFNITTPGNYSLKVKSTDANNNQKISSAYSFSVAGTVASSGAYMVLKNLDNFPADDKLVFSLIQIPWRRTNPTTAYNANHDRVKLRINSKGADRLTISNLILSNTSAWKIVSINTDTTLALPVQVNSGAFADVTIQFRAKDAASRVKVFHDTLTIRSNDAGFPTKKVVLNGLYQYSGEGNHEPYGQEIIDAFGFKSSTGFAKDDGSINGSSIVPNSSEVNASYFVRADNSKPVTVIQMAAYHGCCSATETFKYFAKGSSTVTNVFTHLNLDGQSLLPRLKNPTTSLAQGTFVPSGSFGLQAAGITSDRTKNAGGLIGLRFLKVYDANGNIVPNAYLVNMDYIGNASVTNYDYQDNMYYVENIKPETGTVNYSLLASVNSSDVNFNPASVGGSVSSNVTLKNQGTTYSSGPADPAIQLKSATISGPDASEFSVSAFSTTNLAAQATTPITVKFTPKSIGIKNAVLLVNYNNSQSPLRIPLYGIANNSTTTVSIFKRIKGAADANVTIGGNVYEADNNYRKGSIKLDKQVTASGIGGTDIDVLYQTYLSAATDLAETRYEIPLANGNYRIRMHLVENFFSGAGLRVFNATLENQLVINNLDIFKEVGYRFAYVKDFSAVISDGVLNINFDPSANRVAIAAVEIYKVTNNNVRTGGEEEDSLAVESLIASELLKSEIQKEDILVYPNPSQGKNVRLEANNLNKNEEVTVSVIPVSTGWGIRHTQKAFTDNAGSVKIPLNPSNNLQTGIYVITVESGSKIVRTKLLIE
- the hpt gene encoding hypoxanthine phosphoribosyltransferase, with the protein product MITILDKNFTPFISRETIETRIAEIAKQINTDYEGRCPLFIVVLNGAFLFATELVKNIPLSCEITFVRLSSYSQTESTGKVRQIIGLEEKITERDVIIIEDIVDTGLTMTQLLSQIADLKPRSIEIATLLHKPEALQKPVDMRYIGFEIENRFVVGYGLDYDGLGRNLDALYVLA
- a CDS encoding tetratricopeptide repeat protein, translating into MKRIVQTTLIFCITAILSISSVVAQLYSSAELDKNYDMVLKNPSVQIEATEAINLLYNFKFAEADTEFRWLKYRYPKHPMPHFLMGLSEWWKIVPNTDVETYDKAFLAAMDSTIDLAEEMYENEKNKVEPAFFLAAAYAFKGRLYAERESWTKAAFAGKKSLKYFEVCKGNGDLSPELLFGDGLYNYYAEWVPKEYPLLKPILALFPKGNKKLGEQQLEKVGNNAFYTRVEARYFLLQIYSMENEYGKAYEMAKYMWQTFPNNPYFERYFCRTAFVTGKSEEAQKAAQNILDKIDQGMPGYEGVSGRNAAYVLAYYNMQYHRNYDLAAQFYQKAIDFSVKTNSLNAGYYVSSLIGLGKIAEMKKNYDEALRFYKLADDRADKKSSQDKEAKKAIENLKKLKREQRRARK